One Xiphias gladius isolate SHS-SW01 ecotype Sanya breed wild chromosome 13, ASM1685928v1, whole genome shotgun sequence genomic window carries:
- the LOC120798348 gene encoding splicing factor U2AF 35 kDa subunit has translation MAEYLASIFGTEKDKVNCSFYFKIGACRHGDRCSRLHNKPTFSQTILIQNIYRNPQNSAQTADASRCAVSDVEMQEHYDEFFEEVFTEMEEKYGEVEEMNVCDNLGDHLVGNVYVKFRREEDAEKAVMDLNNRWFNGQPIHAELSPVTDFREACCRQYEMGECTRGGFCNFMHLKPISRELRRELYGRRRKRHRSRSRSRERRSRSRDRRRDRERRRSRDRERSGRF, from the exons ATGGCGGAGTACCTGGCGTCCATTTTCggcacagagaaagacaa gGTCAATTGTTCCTTCTATTTTAAAATTGGAGCTTGCAGACATGGAGACCGCTGCTCGAGATTGCACAACAAACCAACCTTCAGCCAG ACCATCTTGATTCAGAACATCTACCGTAATCCCCAGAACAGTGCACAGACTGCCGACGCTTCTCgct GCGCTGTCAGCGATGTGGAAATGCAGGAGCACTATGACGAGTTCTTTGAG GAGGTGTTCacggagatggaggagaagtacggagaggtggaggagatgaACGTGTGCGATAACTTGGGCGACCACCTTGTCGGCAACGTTTACGTCAAG TTTCGTCGTGAGGAGGATGCAGAGAAAGCAGTCATGGACCTGAACAACCGCTGGTTCAATGGTCAACCCATCCACGCAGAGCTCTCCCCTGTCACTGACTTCAGGGAAGCTTGTTGCCGTCAGTATGAAATGGG AGAGTGCACCCGAGGCGGTTTCTGCAACTTCATGCACCTGAAACCCATATCACGAGAACTTCGAAGGGAGTTGTATGGCCGCCGCAGGAAAAG GCACCGCTCTCGCTCTCGTTCCCGGGAACGACGCTCCCGCTCAAGGGATCGACGACGGGACCGCGAAAGGCGGAGGTCGAGGGATCGTGAGCGCTCTGGAAGATTCTGA
- the LOC120798303 gene encoding B- and T-lymphocyte attenuator-like isoform X1 has product MRPNHCWNVLHVPMLAALVLTLNADSKDSDCFVEIRVRRKTVYEALAGADLRINCTVAFCNNSSPAVSWYKVEEISVPVNVNGLSHVKTEWKELSRSEGISYLIFQEIRSSDSGLYQCWSGNGVSHSINVSVHVEADLTTVAWTDDTYATTSNPETPQNLWIYVYSAAGIVAFVIMVIVTSVMSVRGCKRKSKRETDTENQYMAIPMFEQPFPHASLQPSPRESPSAPPPRRSTRRKAPAPRPNESTLPRDSEHVYDRTKKDRDRQRNGMEEEGSSVVYAALNHQMPPGAAVRPPRPREEFSEYAAICVS; this is encoded by the exons ATGAGGCCTAACCACTGCTGGAACGTCCTGCATGTGCCCATGTTGGCAGCACTGGTTCTCACCTTAAACGCTGACA GCAAAGACTCGGACTGTTTCGTAGAAATTAGAGTACGCCGCAAAACGGTTTATGAAGCTTTGGCTGGAGCAGACCTTAGGATTAACTGCACAGTCGCTTTCTGCAACAATTCATCACCAGCAGTGTCCTGGTATAAAGTTGAGGAAATTTCTGTCCCTGTCAATGTCAACGGTCTCAGTCACGTTAAAACGGAGTGGAAAGAGTTAAGCCGTTCAGAAGGGATATCGTATTTGATTTTCCAGGAAATACGCAGCAGCGACTCAGGTCTGTATCAGTGTTGGAGTGGAAACGGTGTGAGTCATAGCATCAATGTCTCTGTCCATG TTGAAGCTGATCTTACCACCGTGGCATGGACGGATGACACAT aTGCCACAACTTCTAATCCTGAAACCCCACAAAATCTATGGATATACGTGTACTCTGCTGCCGGGATTGTGGCGTTCGTCATCATGGTGATAGTAACATCTGTCATGTCAGTGCGAGGGTGTAAAA GGAaatcaaagagagagacagacactgaAAATCAG TACATGGCAATCCCCATGTTTGAGCAACCCTTCCCACACGCCAGCCTCCAGCCCTCGCCAAGAGAGAGCCCCTCTGCCCCGCCACCTCGGAGATCTACCCGGAGAAAGGCACCGGCCCCACGTCCCAATGAGTCGACGTTGCCGAGAGATAGTGAGCATGTTTACGACAGGACTAAAAAGgacagggacagacagaggaatgggatggaggaggaagggagTTCCGTTGTGTATGCTGCACTCAACCATCAGATGCCGCCGGGGGCTGCTGTTCGGCCGCCGAGGCCACGGGAGGAGTTTTCAGAGTACGCGGCTATTTGTGTCTCTTAA
- the LOC120798303 gene encoding B- and T-lymphocyte attenuator-like isoform X2 codes for MRPNHCWNVLHVPMLAALVLTLNADSKDSDCFVEIRVRRKTVYEALAGADLRINCTVAFCNNSSPAVSWYKVEEISVPVNVNGLSHVKTEWKELSRSEGISYLIFQEIRSSDSGLYQCWSGNGVSHSINVSVHDATTSNPETPQNLWIYVYSAAGIVAFVIMVIVTSVMSVRGCKRKSKRETDTENQYMAIPMFEQPFPHASLQPSPRESPSAPPPRRSTRRKAPAPRPNESTLPRDSEHVYDRTKKDRDRQRNGMEEEGSSVVYAALNHQMPPGAAVRPPRPREEFSEYAAICVS; via the exons ATGAGGCCTAACCACTGCTGGAACGTCCTGCATGTGCCCATGTTGGCAGCACTGGTTCTCACCTTAAACGCTGACA GCAAAGACTCGGACTGTTTCGTAGAAATTAGAGTACGCCGCAAAACGGTTTATGAAGCTTTGGCTGGAGCAGACCTTAGGATTAACTGCACAGTCGCTTTCTGCAACAATTCATCACCAGCAGTGTCCTGGTATAAAGTTGAGGAAATTTCTGTCCCTGTCAATGTCAACGGTCTCAGTCACGTTAAAACGGAGTGGAAAGAGTTAAGCCGTTCAGAAGGGATATCGTATTTGATTTTCCAGGAAATACGCAGCAGCGACTCAGGTCTGTATCAGTGTTGGAGTGGAAACGGTGTGAGTCATAGCATCAATGTCTCTGTCCATG aTGCCACAACTTCTAATCCTGAAACCCCACAAAATCTATGGATATACGTGTACTCTGCTGCCGGGATTGTGGCGTTCGTCATCATGGTGATAGTAACATCTGTCATGTCAGTGCGAGGGTGTAAAA GGAaatcaaagagagagacagacactgaAAATCAG TACATGGCAATCCCCATGTTTGAGCAACCCTTCCCACACGCCAGCCTCCAGCCCTCGCCAAGAGAGAGCCCCTCTGCCCCGCCACCTCGGAGATCTACCCGGAGAAAGGCACCGGCCCCACGTCCCAATGAGTCGACGTTGCCGAGAGATAGTGAGCATGTTTACGACAGGACTAAAAAGgacagggacagacagaggaatgggatggaggaggaagggagTTCCGTTGTGTATGCTGCACTCAACCATCAGATGCCGCCGGGGGCTGCTGTTCGGCCGCCGAGGCCACGGGAGGAGTTTTCAGAGTACGCGGCTATTTGTGTCTCTTAA
- the LOC120798296 gene encoding OX-2 membrane glycoprotein-like isoform X3: MAPSSLIAEAGRPLMLGCNITTSTGDSVQQVRWLNSHDKVLLAYEQRVPVRISHQEPSVQLTAHHNNTSYITIARVRADDEGCYRCIFDVFPEGSREGKTCVRVIGQVRLVGNRTAISGKLITLSCWYGLPERVHQVLWRKTAEQGDTTNVASYSRQGHHNVEEHFRGRVSLSRTLDDTQLTIQSVRTEDEACYTCEFHTYPDGSRSATACLSVYVLPKPEVSHVTSSSGVTEANCTTQSRPATEIMWNISGENRTLGPPISSAYDQGDGTTIVTSTIFFQSGLLSDLSVKCIVHHQGLEKPLTVSLKTNVGPAMVILLSVCGVAAVLLLCLCVCLCKCFICTDGGT, translated from the exons ATGGCTCCTTCCAGCCTGATTGCAGAGGCAGGTCGCCCCCTCATGCTTGGCTGCAACATCACCACGTCAACCGGCGACTCCGTCCAGCAAGTCCGCTGGCTCAACAGTCACGACAAGGTCCTCCTGGCGTACGAGCAAAGGGTGCCGGTCCGCATCAGCCATCAAGAACCTAGCGTGCAGCTCACTGCCCACCACAACAACACCAGCTACATCACCATCGCGAGGGTGCGGGCTGACGACGAGGGCTGCTACCGCTGCATCTTTGATGTTTTCCCAGAGGGCTCGCGAGAAGGCAAGACGTGCGTCAGAGTCATTG GTCAAGTGCGGCTGGTGGGCAACAGGACGGCCATAAGCGGGAAGCTGATCACCCTCTCCTGCTGGTACGGCCTCCCTGAGAGGGTGCATCAGGTGCTGTGGAGGAAGACGGCCGAGCAGGGCGACACCACCAACGTGGCCTCCTACAGCAGGCAAGGCCACCACAACGTAGAGGAGCACTTCAGGGGTCGAGTTAGCCTGAGCCGAACCCTGGACGACACCCAGCTCACCATCCAGTCAGTCAGGACGGAGGACGAGGCCTGCTACACCTGCGAGTTCCACACATACCCCGACGGCAGCAGAAGCGCCACCGCCTGCCTCTCTGTCTATG tttTACCCAAACCAGAGGTGAGCCATGTGACCTCATCTTCAGGGGTCACCGAGGCCAACTGCACCACCCAGTCCCGCCCTGCCACAGAGATCATGTGGAACATCAGCGGGGAAAACCGAACACTTGGACCGCCCATTTCATCTGCCTATGATCAGGGCGACGGCACGACGATAGTGACAAGCACGATTTTCTTCCAATCAGGGCTGCTCAGTGACCTGTCGGTCAAGTGCATCGTGCACCACCAGGGTTTGGAGAAACCCCTGACGGTGTCCCTCAAGACAAATG TGGGTCCAGCCATGGTTATCCTCCTCTCGGTGTGCGGTGTGGCAgcagtcctcctcctctgtctgtgtgtgtgtctctgcaagTGCTTCATCTGTACTGACG gTGGGACCTGA
- the LOC120798296 gene encoding nectin-2-like isoform X1, giving the protein MCGPTLPLCLLLWIVGAAVSRTHGEVMAPSSLIAEAGRPLMLGCNITTSTGDSVQQVRWLNSHDKVLLAYEQRVPVRISHQEPSVQLTAHHNNTSYITIARVRADDEGCYRCIFDVFPEGSREGKTCVRVIGQVRLVGNRTAISGKLITLSCWYGLPERVHQVLWRKTAEQGDTTNVASYSRQGHHNVEEHFRGRVSLSRTLDDTQLTIQSVRTEDEACYTCEFHTYPDGSRSATACLSVYVLPKPEVSHVTSSSGVTEANCTTQSRPATEIMWNISGENRTLGPPISSAYDQGDGTTIVTSTIFFQSGLLSDLSVKCIVHHQGLEKPLTVSLKTNVGPAMVILLSVCGVAAVLLLCLCVCLCKCFICTDGGT; this is encoded by the exons ATGTGTGGACCCaccctccctctgtgtctgctgctaTGGATAGTAGGAGCGGCTGTTTCCAGGACTCATG GTGAAGTTATGGCTCCTTCCAGCCTGATTGCAGAGGCAGGTCGCCCCCTCATGCTTGGCTGCAACATCACCACGTCAACCGGCGACTCCGTCCAGCAAGTCCGCTGGCTCAACAGTCACGACAAGGTCCTCCTGGCGTACGAGCAAAGGGTGCCGGTCCGCATCAGCCATCAAGAACCTAGCGTGCAGCTCACTGCCCACCACAACAACACCAGCTACATCACCATCGCGAGGGTGCGGGCTGACGACGAGGGCTGCTACCGCTGCATCTTTGATGTTTTCCCAGAGGGCTCGCGAGAAGGCAAGACGTGCGTCAGAGTCATTG GTCAAGTGCGGCTGGTGGGCAACAGGACGGCCATAAGCGGGAAGCTGATCACCCTCTCCTGCTGGTACGGCCTCCCTGAGAGGGTGCATCAGGTGCTGTGGAGGAAGACGGCCGAGCAGGGCGACACCACCAACGTGGCCTCCTACAGCAGGCAAGGCCACCACAACGTAGAGGAGCACTTCAGGGGTCGAGTTAGCCTGAGCCGAACCCTGGACGACACCCAGCTCACCATCCAGTCAGTCAGGACGGAGGACGAGGCCTGCTACACCTGCGAGTTCCACACATACCCCGACGGCAGCAGAAGCGCCACCGCCTGCCTCTCTGTCTATG tttTACCCAAACCAGAGGTGAGCCATGTGACCTCATCTTCAGGGGTCACCGAGGCCAACTGCACCACCCAGTCCCGCCCTGCCACAGAGATCATGTGGAACATCAGCGGGGAAAACCGAACACTTGGACCGCCCATTTCATCTGCCTATGATCAGGGCGACGGCACGACGATAGTGACAAGCACGATTTTCTTCCAATCAGGGCTGCTCAGTGACCTGTCGGTCAAGTGCATCGTGCACCACCAGGGTTTGGAGAAACCCCTGACGGTGTCCCTCAAGACAAATG TGGGTCCAGCCATGGTTATCCTCCTCTCGGTGTGCGGTGTGGCAgcagtcctcctcctctgtctgtgtgtgtgtctctgcaagTGCTTCATCTGTACTGACG gTGGGACCTGA
- the LOC120798296 gene encoding nectin-2-like isoform X2 gives MCGPTLPLCLLLWIVGAAVSRTHGEVMAPSSLIAEAGRPLMLGCNITTSTGDSVQQVRWLNSHDKVLLAYEQRVPVRISHQEPSVQLTAHHNNTSYITIARVRADDEGCYRCIFDVFPEGSREGKTCVRVIGQVRLVGNRTAISGKLITLSCWYGLPERVHQVLWRKTAEQGDTTNVASYSRQGHHNVEEHFRGRVSLSRTLDDTQLTIQSVRTEDEACYTCEFHTYPDGSRSATACLSVYVLPKPEVSHVTSSSGVTEANCTTQSRPATEIMWNISGENRTLGPPISSAYDQGDGTTIVTSTIFFQSGLLSDLSVKCIVHHQGLEKPLTVSLKTNVGPAMVILLSVCGVAAVLLLCLCVCLCKCFICTDD, from the exons ATGTGTGGACCCaccctccctctgtgtctgctgctaTGGATAGTAGGAGCGGCTGTTTCCAGGACTCATG GTGAAGTTATGGCTCCTTCCAGCCTGATTGCAGAGGCAGGTCGCCCCCTCATGCTTGGCTGCAACATCACCACGTCAACCGGCGACTCCGTCCAGCAAGTCCGCTGGCTCAACAGTCACGACAAGGTCCTCCTGGCGTACGAGCAAAGGGTGCCGGTCCGCATCAGCCATCAAGAACCTAGCGTGCAGCTCACTGCCCACCACAACAACACCAGCTACATCACCATCGCGAGGGTGCGGGCTGACGACGAGGGCTGCTACCGCTGCATCTTTGATGTTTTCCCAGAGGGCTCGCGAGAAGGCAAGACGTGCGTCAGAGTCATTG GTCAAGTGCGGCTGGTGGGCAACAGGACGGCCATAAGCGGGAAGCTGATCACCCTCTCCTGCTGGTACGGCCTCCCTGAGAGGGTGCATCAGGTGCTGTGGAGGAAGACGGCCGAGCAGGGCGACACCACCAACGTGGCCTCCTACAGCAGGCAAGGCCACCACAACGTAGAGGAGCACTTCAGGGGTCGAGTTAGCCTGAGCCGAACCCTGGACGACACCCAGCTCACCATCCAGTCAGTCAGGACGGAGGACGAGGCCTGCTACACCTGCGAGTTCCACACATACCCCGACGGCAGCAGAAGCGCCACCGCCTGCCTCTCTGTCTATG tttTACCCAAACCAGAGGTGAGCCATGTGACCTCATCTTCAGGGGTCACCGAGGCCAACTGCACCACCCAGTCCCGCCCTGCCACAGAGATCATGTGGAACATCAGCGGGGAAAACCGAACACTTGGACCGCCCATTTCATCTGCCTATGATCAGGGCGACGGCACGACGATAGTGACAAGCACGATTTTCTTCCAATCAGGGCTGCTCAGTGACCTGTCGGTCAAGTGCATCGTGCACCACCAGGGTTTGGAGAAACCCCTGACGGTGTCCCTCAAGACAAATG TGGGTCCAGCCATGGTTATCCTCCTCTCGGTGTGCGGTGTGGCAgcagtcctcctcctctgtctgtgtgtgtgtctctgcaagTGCTTCATCTGTACTGACG ACTGA